The Staphylococcus haemolyticus region TTACTGCTAAAGCTGTACCGTTATATGGTAGTGCTAAGCCTAAGACTTCCATTAAACAATTCATTGAGTTTGCAGTAAACATTCCCGCGCAAGAACCACAAGTAGGGCAGGCGTTTTGTTCCATATCTAAAAATGCTTCTTTGGAGAGTTTACCTTCTTTAAATGCGCCAACCGCTTCAAACATTGATGATAATGTCAAAGCTTTACCTTGCGCTGATAAACCAGCTTTCATAGGCCCACCAGAACAGAATATAGCTGGTACATTGGTTCTAACGGCAGCTAATAACATACCGGGTGTTATTTTGTCGCAATTAGGAATGTAAAATACGCCATCGAACCAGTGCGCATTAATGACGGTCTCTGCAGCATCAGCAATGATTTCTCGAGAGGGTAGTGAGTAACGCATTCCAATGTGTCCCATAGCTATACCATCATCAACGCCAATAGTATTAAACTCGAAAGGTATAGCGCCTGCCTCACGAATAGCTTCTTTAGCAATGTCAGCCAATTCTCTTAAATGCACATGTCCAGGTACAATATCGATATAAGAGTTACAAATTGCTACAAAAGGTTTGTTCATATCTGTAGGATTTTTAAGTGCGCCCGTGGCGTGTAAAAGACTTCGAGCAGGTGCTTGATGATCACCTTTTTTTATCATGTCACTTCTCATAAATAATTCCCCCATAAAACACAATAAGTTTAAAACATAAAAAGACGCCCCAATTTATGATTGGGACGTCTATAAGTCCCATTCAATGAGAAATAGGACTTAAACATTTAGTAACAGATAATTACTAAAGTTCCAGCCCTTGCGAGTATAATAAAATAATTAAATTGTCAGTTGGGTTATATGTTTGATTTGTCATTTTAATATACTCCTTCCTTGAATGGTTATATTAGAATAGTTAGAATTGTTTAAAAATTCGATAAACTTAATTTACTATATCATTTTTATTAAGTCAATAGCCTTTTTAAGAATTTTCTAACAACTTCATCTCATCATTCTTTTGTTGAGTATAGGGAAATTGTTTAAGGAATTTGTTATAATTAGTAAGTTAAAATTTTTATGACTTAATTTAGTTTGAGAGAATAAAATAAGTTACCATAAGTTCTGAAATGGTCATGAATAATCATTTGATTTAAAAAAATTTGAAAGAGTGGGACTAATGATAAGTATTAATAATTTGGATGAATTAAATCATTTTGCAAACGTGTTAGTTCGACACTTAGAGCCTAGTGATTTAATCCTTTTAAATGGCGACCTAGGGGCAGGTAAAACTACACTAACACAATTTATAGGTAAACATTTAGGAGTTAAGCGTAATATTAATTCTCCTACCTTTAATATTATAAAATCATATAAAGGGAGTAATTTAAAATTACATCATATGGACTGTTATCGTTTGGAAGATTCAGATGAAGATCTAGGATTTGATGAATATTTTCAAGATGAGGGCATTACCATTATTGAATGGAGTCAATTTATTCAAGATTTATTACCTAAGGAACATTTAATAATCAATATAGAAACTTTAAGTGAAACAAAAAGAACTATAAAATTAGAAGCCCAAGGAACCCATTATTTAAAAGTAAAGGAGGAAGTTGAAAGTGAATTTATTAATGATTGATACATCTAATCAACCGATGTCAATCGCAATCATGCAAGATGATACCGTCTTGGCAGAAACTACGTCGGAAGATAAAAGAGATCATTCGAGTCAACTTATGCCTGGTATTCAGCACTTATTTGAAGAAGCAAAAATTGAAAAAAATGATATTGATGGGATTGTAGTTGCTAAGGGTCCAGGTTCCTATACTGGAGTTAGAATTGGCGTAACCACCGCTAAAACGTTGGCCTATGCATTAAATACTAAATTATATGGTGTATCATCTTTAGCAGCATTAGCTGCAACAGTGAAGAATGATAAACAAAAATTATTAGTTCCAATCATTGATGCGCGTCGTGAAGCGGTATACACTGGTGTTTATCAAAACGTTGATGGAAATATAACAACTATTATAAAAGATCAATATTTACCTATTGAAGAATTAAAAAAGCAATTAACTGAAATGAACCAACCATTTCTTTATGTTGGTAGAGATGCTGATAAGTTATCCGAACACCTAGGTGGAGAAATAAAAAATAATTTACCTCATGCTCCAACTATGAAACAACTCATAACTAAAAGTGAACCGATTCATACATTTGTTCCTAATTATATTAAACTATCAGAGGCTGAAAGAAATTGGCTAAACCAACAGAAGCAGAATTAACAATTAGAGCAATGCAAGTAGATGATGTCCCCAGTGTATTCGATATAGAACGAGATAGTTTCAATGATAGTTCGTGGACAATTGATGCATTTTATCATGAATTGAATGAAAATAACTTTGCTAAATATTTTGTAATTGTTTTTGAAAATGAAATTATCGGATATCTAGGACTATGGATGGTTATTGATCAAGCTCAAATTACAACGATAGCAATTCGTAAAGACTCTAGAGGTTATGGACTGGGACAATTATTATTAAAGTATGTAATGGATTATGCAAGCCATTCATGTGAAGTGATGAGTTTGGAAGTTAGGATAGATAATGTAATTGCGCAACATGTTTATACTAATTTGGGTTTTCAATTTGGAGGTAAACGTAAAAATTATTATGGAGAAGGCGAGGATGCAATGGTAATGTGGGTGAACTTAAATGAATAAAGAAACATTAATATTAGCAATAGAAACGAGTTGTGATGAAACAAGTGTAAGTGTCATTAAAAATGGAAATTCAATTTTATCTAATATTGTATTAAGTCAAATTGAGAGTCATAAGCGTTTCGGTGGTGTTGTACCTGAAGTTGCAAGTCGACATCACGTTGAAGGGATTACGACAACGATTGAAGAAGCATTAACAACTGCAAATATATCAATGAATGATATTGATGCAATAGCAGTGACTCAAGGACCAGGATTAATTGGCGCATTACTTATCGGTATTAATGCAGCGAAAGCACTAGCTTTTGCTTATGACAAACCACTTATTCCTGTGCACCATATTGCAGGTCACATTTATGCCAATCATTTAGAAGAACCATTAACATTTCCATTAATTGCGCTAATTGTGTCAGGGGGGCATACTGAATTAGTATATATGAAATCTCATATGCATTTCGAAGTTATTGGTGAGACAAGAGATGATGCAGTGGGAGAGGCGTATGATAAAGTCGCTCGAACAATTGATTTACCATACCCAGGAGGGCCACAAATTGATAAATTAGCTCAATATGGTAAAGATACTTATGATTTTCCAAGAGTGTGGTTAGAAAAGGAAAGTTATGATTTTAGTTTTAGTGGATTGAAAAGTTCTGTTATAAATAAACTGCATAATTTGCGACAAAAGAATGAAGAAGTTGTAAAAGAAGATGTAGCAACTAGTTTTCAAAATAGTGTTGTAGACGTGTTAAGTACTAAAGCGATTAATGCATGTAAAGCCTATAAAGTTAACAGACTTATTGTTGCTGGAGGTGTTGCAAGTAATAAAGGATTGCGATACCGATTACAACAATTATGTGAAGATAATAATATTCATTTATCCATTCCAAGTCCTAAATTATGTACTGATAATGCAGCAATGATTGGTGCTGCAGCATATTACTATTATCAGTCAGGAATTACAGCTAAGTTAGATTTGAATGGTGAAAATAATATGGATATAGAAGAAGCTACTATAGAAGTTTAAATTTATATTATTTATTTAATCGAATTAATTATTTCAATAATCAAAAGGAACCTCTTTTAACGTAAGGATTAAGATCCACTGTTAACAAGAGGTTTTTTATTGAGATTAAAATAATTCAAAAGGTCAATAGGGAACGTTTGTACTTATCAACATTAAGTGTATAAGTTGTGGATAAACCGTTCTTAACAATGTGGATATGAATTTAATTTTGTGTAAAAATCTTGTAAATGAATTTAAAATAAGTTGTGGATAAGTGGGATAACTATGTGGATAGCTGATAATATCGTATTTTAGCTGTTTATAACTTTTGTTGAAATTTGTATAAAAAAATGAGTCTGGGACATAAACCCTAGAGAAATAGCCAGTAAATGAGTTTTAACAAATTCATTTACTGGCTTCTTTATTTACAATACTCCGTATTGTTGGCTCGCTTTCTTAGGGGACAGCTTCAGCCTGTAGTCTTCAGCTTGTCCTGTTCCCTCAAGAGTCTCGCCAAAATACTTTGTATTTATATGTAATTTTACATTGTAATACTTTAAAAAAATAAAGCACTTTCGTATAATTTAATAAACATCACTAAACTAAATTAACGAGGTGCCTTATGTATAAAAATTATAACATGACTCAACTTACTCTACCAATGGAAACTTCAGTTCTTATCCCCACAAATGATATTTCACGACATGTAAATGATATTGTTGAAACAATTCCTGACAATGAATTCGACGAATTCAGACATCACCGTGGTGCAACTTCGTACCATCCTAAAATGATGTTAAAAGTGATTCTATATGCCTACACACAATCTGTATTCTCAGGTCGTAAAATAGAAAAAATGCTTAATGATAGCATCCGAATGATGTGGCTATCACAAAATCAAAAACCTTCTTATAAAACAATTAATCGATTTAGAGTAAATCCAAAAGTAGATGCTTTATTAGAATCTTTATTTATTCAATTTTACAGTCAGTGTGTAAAACAAAATCTTATAGATGATAAAGCTATTTTTATTGATGGTACAAAAATTGAAGCAAATGCCAATCGATATACATTTGTATGGAAAAAGAGTATTCAAAACCATGAATCAAAGATGAATGAGGATTCTAAAGCCCTCTACCATGAATTGGTAACCAATAAAATCATACCGGAAATTAAAGAAGATCATGATAATGAATTAACAAAAGAAGAAATAGATTTGATTGGTAGTCACTTAGATAAAGAAATCGAAGATTTAAACCAACATATCAACAATGAAAAATGTACTAAAACAAGAAAACAAATACGTCTCAAAAGAACTAAAATCAAAAAATACAAAAAGCAAATCAATGATTATTTTGAGCGAAAGTATCGATACGAATTTCAAAAATCTATTTTAAAGGATAGAAATAGTTATTCTAAGACAGATCATGATGCGACATTTATGAGAATGAAAGAAGATCACATGAAAAATGGACAACTTAAGCCAGGGTATAATTTACAAATAGCGACAAATTCCCAATTTGTTTTATCTTATAATGTGTATCAAAATCCAACGGATACTAGAACGATGATTCCATTTTTAAATTCAATTCAAGAGACCTACGGTCATTTACCTGAATATATTGTAGCTGATGCAGGTTATGGTAGTGAATCAAATTATAAGGCAATTATAGATGACTTTAATCGAACGCCACTCATAACATATGGAATGTTTATAAAAGATAAAACTAAAAAATATAAAAGTGACATCTTTAATACTCAAAATTGGAACTATGACGAAATTAATGACGAATTCATTTGTCCGAATAATAAACGGCTAGGTTTTAAAAGATATGCCTATCGTCATGATAAGTATGGTTATAAGCGAGACTTCAAATTATATGAATGTGATGATTGTTCAGAATGTCCTCTGAAAAATCAATGTATGAACTTCAATTCAAAAACAAACAAAAAAATAATGAAGAATTATAACTGGGAATATTTTAAATCCCAAATTAACAAAAAGCTTTCAGAACCAGAAACAAAAAATATCTACAGTCAAAGAAAAATTGATGTGGAACCTGTTTTTGGATTTATGAAGGCTATTTTGGGTTTCACTCGGATGTCTGTCCGAGGACTCAATAAAGTCAAAAGAGAACTTGGTTTTGTATTAATGGCACTTAATATAAGAAAAGTAGTAGCTCAACGAGCTGAAAATAATCAAAAAATTTATAAAAAAGACAATTTCTATATTATTTCAATAGAAATTGTCTTTTTTTCACTTATCCAAGAACTTTATGTCCCGGACTCTGGTAAAATAATGAGTCTTTAGATATTTTCTTGTAAATTTTCCCATTCCGACATAACCTGTTCTAACATTTGTTCGGTTTCAAGTTTCTGATTCGCTAATGATGAGGCTTTTTCAGGATTATTGAATACGTCAGGCTGAGTGAGTTGTTCATCAATGCGTGCTATTTCATTCTCAAATGCTTCAATTTTGGCTTCACAGTTCTCAATGAGACGTTCTAATTTTCTTTGCTCACGACGTTGTTGCTTTTGAGAATCATAGGTATTTACATTTTCATTAGCTTCATTTTGATTTGAAGTATCCTCTTTACTAAAATCATTGCGCTCATTTTTAAAAGCTTCAAGTGCCGCTGCTTCTTCTGTTTTCTCGATGTAATATTGATAATCTCCCAAATACATTTGGCCACCGTCATAATTTAAGTCGAATACTTTATTTGCCAATTGATTAATAAAGTAACGATCGTGTGATACAAAAAGAATGGTTCCTTCAAAATCTTTTAGCGCTTGTTCTAACATCTCTTTAGAATCTATATCAAGATGGTTTGTTGGTTCATCAAGAATTAATACATTATCTCTTTGAAGCATAAGTAGCGCTAATTGCAAACGAGCTTTTTCTCCACCAGATAAATCATTGATTACTTTCTTTACATCATCTTGCACGAATAAGAAACGTCCGAGTATAGCGCGAATATCTTTTTCATTCATTGTTGGATATTGATCCCAAACATAGTCGATAATTGTTTTATTAGATTTAAATTCAGCTTGCTTTTGATCGTAATAACCAATTTGAAGATTTGCACCAAAGGTAATTTCACCTTCTAATTGATTTTGACGTTGAGCGATGGTCTTGATTAGAGTAGTTTTACCTACGCCATTTGGGCCAATAATGGCAATATGATCCCCCTTACTTACTTCAATATTAATAGGAGATGTAATAGGCGAGTCATAACCAATTTTCAGATTACGTATATTCATAACGTCATTACCTGTATTACGATTAAAGCCAAATTGAATGTTAGCACTTCTTGCGTCCAACATAGGTTTGTCAATACGTTCCATTTTTTCTAGTGTTTTTCGACGACTTTTTGCCATTCCACTAGTTGAAGCACGTGTTATATTTTTCTCTACAAATGTTTCTAATCTTTTAATTTCATCTTGCTGACGTTCATATTCTTGCATTCTGCTTTCGTAATATTTATCACGTTGCTCAATAAATTGTTCATAATTTCCGACGTAACGTTTAACATCGCCAAGTGCAACATCATATATTTGAGTGACTATTTTATCTAGGAAATATCTATCGTGACTGATAATAACAATGGCACCTTTGAAATATTTTAAATAATCTTCTAACCACTTCGTCGTTTCTAAATCTAAATGGTTTGTAGGTTCGTCTAGTAGTAATAAATCTGGCTCATTCAATAGCATTTGGGCTAAGGATAATCGCGTTTTTTGACCACCACTGAAATCATTGATAGGTTTATCGAAATCATCTTCATTGAAATTTAAACCATGTAGAACAGTTTTGATTTTACTTTCATACTGATAACCATCAAGTTGTTCGAATTGATTAGTTAAAGATTCATAGCGTTCCATATGTTGTTGATATTCTTCGGAATAGTAGTTAGATGCATGATCAGCTAGCCAATTCGTTTCTTCTCTAATTAGAAGTTCCATTTTTTTTAAATGTTCAAACGGTTTTGACATTTCTTCGAAGACTGAAGCAGATGAATTAAGTGTCATTTGCTGTGTTAAATAACCCATACGTAAATTTTTGATTTTTGATATATGACCGCTATCATAGTCTTCAACACCGGCAATGATTTTCATTAAAGTCGATTTACCAGCACCGTTTCTGCCTACGACACCAATTCGTTCGCCTGTTTTTACTTCGAAATTCACACGCGTGAAAATATCTTCGCCATCAAATGATTTCGAAATATCGTTTAATTGCAAGAGTATCATTCAGGTTTCACCTTTCTATTTATAAGTTTATTACTCGAAATTAGATTGTATATTACTCTATATTTTACCGTATTACTTAGTTTCTTGAAACTAAGTTATTTATTTTTAAAATATGTTAGGGTATAATATTCCAGTATTCATAATAGGACATAACGACATTTTTAAATTTAAAACGTATAGCACTCAAAATAGTTTGGATACATAGATTATAAAATTCAAACATAAAGGGGGGCATTTTAAATGGCTCATAATAAATCTAAAATTCCACGGGCAACTTTGAAGCGATTACCTTTATATTACAGATTCGTTAACACACTCAAGTCAAAAGGCATTGATAGGGTTAATTCTAAGGCTATTAGTGAGGCACTCAATATTGAATCAGCAACCATCCGAAGAGATTTCTCTTATTTTGGAGAATTAGGCAAAAAAGGCTACGGTTACAATATAGATAGTCTATTAGAATTCTTTAAAACAGCATTAAGTGATAGTGATAATATACACATAGCTTTAGTAGGTGTTGGTAATTTAGGTCGAGCACTTTTGACATATAACTTTTCAATTCATGATGAAATGACAATAACTGAGGCTTTTGATATAGATGAACAGATTGTCGGAACAGAGATTGGTGATGTATCTGTGCATCATATGAACGATTTGAAGAAAGTACTCAATGCTCAAAATATCAATGTTGTAATATTAACTACACCAGAGGAAGCAGCACAACGCGTTGCAAATCAGTTGGTTGAAGCTGATATTCAGGGTATACTAAATTTCACACCAGCTAGAATAGAAGTACCTAATACCGTACAAGTGCATCATATTGACTTGGGCATAGAATTGCAATCATTGCTATTCTTTATGAAAAACTATTCTAATTAATTTTTATATTTATATTCTTGCATCCTTCTTTATAAGAGGGGTGTTTTTAATTTGCGTTTAACATTCATTAATTTCATTTAGTTTTTAAAACATCATATTATTAAAATC contains the following coding sequences:
- the tsaB gene encoding tRNA (adenosine(37)-N6)-threonylcarbamoyltransferase complex dimerization subunit type 1 TsaB, producing the protein MNLLMIDTSNQPMSIAIMQDDTVLAETTSEDKRDHSSQLMPGIQHLFEEAKIEKNDIDGIVVAKGPGSYTGVRIGVTTAKTLAYALNTKLYGVSSLAALAATVKNDKQKLLVPIIDARREAVYTGVYQNVDGNITTIIKDQYLPIEELKKQLTEMNQPFLYVGRDADKLSEHLGGEIKNNLPHAPTMKQLITKSEPIHTFVPNYIKLSEAERNWLNQQKQN
- the abc-f gene encoding ribosomal protection-like ABC-F family protein; the protein is MILLQLNDISKSFDGEDIFTRVNFEVKTGERIGVVGRNGAGKSTLMKIIAGVEDYDSGHISKIKNLRMGYLTQQMTLNSSASVFEEMSKPFEHLKKMELLIREETNWLADHASNYYSEEYQQHMERYESLTNQFEQLDGYQYESKIKTVLHGLNFNEDDFDKPINDFSGGQKTRLSLAQMLLNEPDLLLLDEPTNHLDLETTKWLEDYLKYFKGAIVIISHDRYFLDKIVTQIYDVALGDVKRYVGNYEQFIEQRDKYYESRMQEYERQQDEIKRLETFVEKNITRASTSGMAKSRRKTLEKMERIDKPMLDARSANIQFGFNRNTGNDVMNIRNLKIGYDSPITSPINIEVSKGDHIAIIGPNGVGKTTLIKTIAQRQNQLEGEITFGANLQIGYYDQKQAEFKSNKTIIDYVWDQYPTMNEKDIRAILGRFLFVQDDVKKVINDLSGGEKARLQLALLMLQRDNVLILDEPTNHLDIDSKEMLEQALKDFEGTILFVSHDRYFINQLANKVFDLNYDGGQMYLGDYQYYIEKTEEAAALEAFKNERNDFSKEDTSNQNEANENVNTYDSQKQQRREQRKLERLIENCEAKIEAFENEIARIDEQLTQPDVFNNPEKASSLANQKLETEQMLEQVMSEWENLQENI
- a CDS encoding redox-sensing transcriptional repressor Rex — translated: MAHNKSKIPRATLKRLPLYYRFVNTLKSKGIDRVNSKAISEALNIESATIRRDFSYFGELGKKGYGYNIDSLLEFFKTALSDSDNIHIALVGVGNLGRALLTYNFSIHDEMTITEAFDIDEQIVGTEIGDVSVHHMNDLKKVLNAQNINVVILTTPEEAAQRVANQLVEADIQGILNFTPARIEVPNTVQVHHIDLGIELQSLLFFMKNYSN
- the tsaD gene encoding tRNA (adenosine(37)-N6)-threonylcarbamoyltransferase complex transferase subunit TsaD — encoded protein: MNKETLILAIETSCDETSVSVIKNGNSILSNIVLSQIESHKRFGGVVPEVASRHHVEGITTTIEEALTTANISMNDIDAIAVTQGPGLIGALLIGINAAKALAFAYDKPLIPVHHIAGHIYANHLEEPLTFPLIALIVSGGHTELVYMKSHMHFEVIGETRDDAVGEAYDKVARTIDLPYPGGPQIDKLAQYGKDTYDFPRVWLEKESYDFSFSGLKSSVINKLHNLRQKNEEVVKEDVATSFQNSVVDVLSTKAINACKAYKVNRLIVAGGVASNKGLRYRLQQLCEDNNIHLSIPSPKLCTDNAAMIGAAAYYYYQSGITAKLDLNGENNMDIEEATIEV
- the rimI gene encoding ribosomal protein S18-alanine N-acetyltransferase yields the protein MAKPTEAELTIRAMQVDDVPSVFDIERDSFNDSSWTIDAFYHELNENNFAKYFVIVFENEIIGYLGLWMVIDQAQITTIAIRKDSRGYGLGQLLLKYVMDYASHSCEVMSLEVRIDNVIAQHVYTNLGFQFGGKRKNYYGEGEDAMVMWVNLNE
- the tsaE gene encoding tRNA (adenosine(37)-N6)-threonylcarbamoyltransferase complex ATPase subunit type 1 TsaE; its protein translation is MISINNLDELNHFANVLVRHLEPSDLILLNGDLGAGKTTLTQFIGKHLGVKRNINSPTFNIIKSYKGSNLKLHHMDCYRLEDSDEDLGFDEYFQDEGITIIEWSQFIQDLLPKEHLIINIETLSETKRTIKLEAQGTHYLKVKEEVESEFIND